ACTTTTGAGTATCATCAACActttattgttggttttggtttggTCTGGtttgggatttgttgacagtaagtGGAATAAAGAATGATTCCTTTAACAGTTACAGGACGGACGACCAGCCATCCCGCGTCTACATCCGTCATTGTTTCTCGAAACGTTTTAAGATGTTCTGATGGCCGGGCATGGAAATCCCAATTGGTGTTTGTGGAACAGTTATTGGACTGTCTTCATACACGAGGCGGCACTGTTATTTTCCCTTGTTCAGTCCCAGCTGCTTCTCAGCCTCGTCACGTAGATCGTTCTTTTTGATctgggaagagagaaagaaagaaagaaagaaagaaagaaagaaagaaagaaagaaagaaagaaagaaagaaagaaagaaagaagttttTCCAGGTCGTCACTCAAAATCTTAAAAGAAAAGACGCAAATTAACGAGTGCTTCATGAAACTTTGAGTGAAGTGAGATGAAACACCTTGACTTGTCTAGAAATATgtttatgattattttaattacagattATTGATGACggagcctggctctgtccaaaggtgacACAAATCAGCCTTCCTCTGAAGCTCACTGATTTACAgcatgttacattttaaaaaggatcagtgtgtaggatttatctAGCCGTGTAGTTACCCCTCGCCTCACACTGTTTTTCTAGTGCGAAGgatgaaatgcatgaaaaatacGAAAGGGCATCtcgagccagtgtttagtttgttctgggtttactgtagaaacatggtggactacaaagaagaggaggcgtctgtagatataaaagtctcattttaaaaaggtaacaaaaacataacacttctgattttcaggtgattatgaactcatgaaaacaaaatcaataatatTATGCCATATTCTGTTAATAGAGCCACTAAATATGattcactggacctttaattcctacaaaaaacaacaacatttaatgcaaaataataacTTCTTTGGTAcagattaatatttatttaatatttatttacagtgactGTGCATGCATCACGTTGAGTTTCAGAGGTGGAGTCCAATTCACCTTGAAATCCAGGCAGTTCAAGAGCAGCCTGCAGTATTACGATGTACAGGGTTTGAAATGTGGCTGCAGTGTGGATGTTTTTCAGTTGTAGTGAAGTGAAACTTAGATCGAGCGGCTGCTTTTATCTGATATGCTAGATTTGGGACGTGGTCCGCCGCCCTTCTGGGTTCATCTAACAGGACCGGGTGTGCGTGCAGACAAGCTAATAGCTCCCTTTCCCTCCTGTCTGGGGGCATTGAGGGCAGGCCTGTTCAAACACAACACCATGTCTACAGCATCTCATGAGAGAAACACAAGAACCAGACTAATTTATCACAGCGGCTGCTAATTATAGATGtgttttttagaaataaacCTTGTTTGTCTTTAGAGGATGGAAGCAGCCTTACCTTTCCTGTGATAGTGAGCGGGTAGCTGGTGACGAAAAGTATGTAACGAGGAATCTTGAAGTGAGCGATCTGAAAAGGAGCAGATGAAGAAGTTAACAACACGTTTGACAGGAAAAGTGTCAAAGAAAGTATTGTGGGAATCCTCACCTGGCCTTTGCAGTAAGCCTTGATTTCTTCTGGAGTGCACTCCTCTCCGTCTGCCAGTTTGATGCAGGCGCAGACTTCTTCACCCATACGAGAATCTTGAACTCCGACCACCTGacaagacagaaacaagaagaCATGTCGgtatgcagcaaaaaaaaaaaaaaatactctgctttaaataataaagtgtcATCTGCAAATAAACTCACTTATTCTTTAAATACTGGACCGTGATTTGTTGTCATAAATCCTGCTCATAGATTAACATGTTACACTGAAAATCAGTTAAACTGACTAGAAGTTGAATTAAACTGCTTTTTATTggcttatttattatttattatctgcttttatatgcagatatctgtttgtagagattaacttaaatgttacattaaacAAACGTTCCTTcttctgcacagtgaaactcAAACACTCAATGTTATGtagccaaaaacattttgacaaaactTTAATCtgttataaacaaaaaaatacaattgcacAATGAATGGTACGGTGCAACGAAAAATAAATCCAATCTGGACTCAATTAAACTGACAAAGATTAGATCCACCGGCAAACCAGACACAAACTGAGTCAGGActtaatacataaataatatgaGGGGATATTAGATTATTTATGCCCTCAATAAAAGGACATAAAACAGATGCACACAACAAGTATTGGAGTTCAGTGTgaagtactactactactgtttgAGCTCACCTGTGCCTCCTTGACTTTggggtgtgtgtgcaggaactGTTCGATCTCAGCCGGGTAAatgttctctcctcctctgatgaTCATGTCCTTAATCCTGCCTTCGATTCGCAAGTAGCTGTAGGCGTCCAAGCTGCCGATGTCTCtgcaggaaacatttaaaacacacaaacctttggactaaaacaaacattaattatgTTGCAGATATTTCTCCTCTGCACATGCACGGCGTCACGCGGCatatttgcaaatgttttctgtcgAGAAATTAACTCCAGGTTCATTCACTCACCCAGTTTTGTACCAGCCACTCTGAGTGATGCACTCTTCTGTTTTGGCTCGGTCGTTCCAGTATTCCTGCATCACACAGTATCCTCTGATCATGATCTCGCCCAGCTCCCCCAGAGGCAGCACCTCTCCCGTTGTCGGGTTCACGATTTTAGCCTGTGGAGAAGTCGATTCGTGTTTtcaaaccttttaaaataatcagcatttaataaaataatgtgtgcTCAGGCTGGACAGtaattcagttttcagttctTTGTGGCACAGGTTCAACACTGTGCTGGAAATGGATTCTCGTCCATGTTGCTGCAGATTTTTTGGCTGAAAATCTGAAgctgaaaaagttttttttcccctctaagCTCTTGAGACCGTGGTGTGTGAAAATCTAAGTTGATCAGCAACTTTTTGAGATACTCAGACCACCACGTCTGGCCTCAATAGTAACTTCGATCAGATTTCTGATGTTTCGTCTGAGATTCTGCGACGTGATCAGCTGTTTAGACATTTGCATTAACCCCAagatcaaaaacagaaaacaagaagagggGTGAGAGCCGGAAAACGACCATACTTTGTCCTGACTTTAAGCTGCATGGGAATTATTTAGAGTCCAATTTGTATTGACCAATCAGGTTTCAGCAGGCTTTGTTTGaatgcaggtaaacagtctAAACAGGTGAGAGTGCAATCTTAGAACACCACTGCGATCATCTGACGATGACTTCACTTTTTAGCAGATGATTGTTAAAAAAGATCAGCAGTCTTTCTCGACACTCTTGCATATCAAGTTactaatcagactgcagaggaagtcttgacCTGGATCTTCTCTCAGTTTTCAGGATTTCTGCTGACTACACAGGAAACCCGGAAACATTGGCCGTTGTCCCCAAAAGCTAAATCAGCTTGTCAGATGATAGCTGATGAGTTCAGGTCATTTGGTTGTGGATCGGTTTAAAATCACATGTCCCTTTGGCAGGAGAAAGATCTGAACAAGAGCTTTCGTTTGAAATATATCGCCCATCTGGTTCTCAACCTTAACTCTAAAAGTCAAGAGTCACACAGTAAATAAACCTCTAAGTTTGAGTGTGTATCAAGTGGAAACGTGTTCTTAattttattaattccagttgCATTCAGCCGCAGTGACATCGAGGTGTGCGGACAGTAATGTTGGTGCTGGGTCTGATGTTTGAAATACCTCCATGTGGTCCATGATGTAGCCGACCGTCTCAGACTTTCTGTCCATGTTGTCCATCGGCCCGGCACAGAAGGTCACGGGGCTGTTCTCCGTGGTGCCGTATCCGATCTgtcaatcacacaaacaaacaaacaaacaaacaaacaaacagcatgttgTGAGCAGAGTGAAGGATGTGGGATGTGAGTCGACCGGAGGTTTGGAAACTCGGTGAGGTTACTGTAGTGGTCGACATGGTGGTAAAGGACACGGTGATGTTTACTGATATTTTTATCAGGACCTGTTTTAGCCTCGTCTGAAATAAACTTGGTGTGTGCTGGAAGCGAAAAGCTCTTGTCTTGGTTCAACCTATCCCACCAAGGTGGCTGATGATCTGGAATGTAACAAAGTATATTCACCCTACAATTTTAaggtattttcattttatgttacttttttGGAAGCAAAGATTAAagttttttactccactacatttattaaaacagtttcaaTTACATTACAAATTTAGGCTGCAAATAACTTATTGTTATTATCGATTCATCTGCAGATCGATGTCTTTAGATgtcagtccaaaacccaaagatgttcagtttTAAATCTTTCAATATTTGAGAggctgaaaacaacattttctacaattttgcatgaaaagttactttttaattaacttaattagtCCAAAATCTAAGTAATcaacacattaatgcagcacTGTTATCATTCTGGCCCTTTATTCTGTGCTTAAACTTTTGGACTTTTACTTTGATAAGGTTCCCAGAGAGATATGTAATGTAGAAAGGCGCTACATAAACACAGTCCCTTCACTAGAATGACTTGAGTGCTGTGAGCCAAGAGAAACAGTCAAACAACAGCTTCAGGCTTGAGTTGGCGACCATTtcttacttttacttaaatataCTGCCACTGACAACAAAAGGTCACCGTGCGTGACTCAGAGagtaaaacaaagtaaataaagtgaaaatactTAGATTTATTTCTTATCTTATATTAAACTCCAAATCCATCATCATCTATATATGTGATCATCTCTGTCTTTTCCAGCAAAGTCAACTGATCATTAATATTCAATACTAATAGTTAATAACAAACATCGAACAGATGAAGAAGCAATATGTCGTCAAACAGGAGCTCCACAAAACTCGTTTTTTCTATGAAAACAATGATTCATCGAGTCCGAGGTGACGTcaacaacccaaagatattcagataTTCAGATTACAGCAAAGTAAAATTGAAAAATGCAGCAAATCCTCATATGGATGAAGCTGAAACCACCAAATATTTTGGCATTATTACttgaatatttacaaaaactaTAAATCGGTTATCAAAATCCAGATTGCCAAGCTGCAGATTGAATTTCAGgccaaaacatttcaaaataaagtgttttttcctTCATTATATTTATCTGATAGTTCAGGTCACAAAGTGACAGCGATGGCTCATTCaggtcatgaaaataaaagaaaatctgtggaggaggaaagagacagagatggattaCACTGTACTGCTCACAGGTGCAAATTCAATCAGAGGACTGTTGGACAAATAGGACCGTTCTGGAGGAGGATCCGGTGAGAACTTCACCTGGAAAAATCAGGGAGGAGACGGTATTCCCAATAAAATGTTAGATTTGTTAAGTAAACTCTAGATTCCAGTTATCCTGGGTGGATCCATCCATcataaaaaaaccccaaaccatCCTCTGACCTGAGCCAGTCAACAGctgctctttcttctcctccaacCCTTCCCACTGTCATGAACACCACGAACAAAGCTTTATTCTGAGGAAGACCATTACATAACACAGCGCTCCGTTTCAAAAAGAAGGAGCGCACGCAGGAATGTGAAGTGGCATCTAAAACTTTCCTTTGTAAAAGTAGCCTTTTCTGCGATTGTTATGACTTGAAACAGCATCTCGCTTCACGCCGGCCATCTGGAGACTATTATAGGttataaaacagctgcacagGAGTGGCTCCTTTTCCTGCCACCGCAGACTGAAAAACAATAGAGATGTCTGGGAGCGTGCACGGTAATCGAACCTGACCTCATGCCACGTTGTTGAGACATTCACCTGTGACACATAAGAGAAAGCTTGTGTCGTCCTTTGTTCATGCTCCCAGCCTGCAGCAGAGTCTTGCATCGCCGTCGCCTTCTTCTCGCTCTTTTAGGGTTAAATTCTCACAGACACTTGACTTCCTCTTGCAAACCTCTCACTCTAACACCCTGGCAAGCCCTCCTcggtttttttcccccctcaagtAAATGTTATAAATAGTGCTGTGTGTTCTGTTGACTGGCCATCCTCCTCTCAAAGTGAACGTCTCAGCCCACCTTTGCTCACTCACCTTttcactccttctctctccacacacacttcagctttTTTTACGTTCTCCTCTGGAGCTTTTTACAGGATTTCTCTGCTTGTTCTTGCTCTGCCAAGAGACTGGAAGACGCTGAAACCGAGTCAGCGGACGAACTGAGATTGACCAGCTTGTCAGGATGCGTTGCGTGAGCTGGTTGTTGCTGGGGACCTGCCTTTTGGTCGTGGGCCCCGCGGTGCAGGGAGTCCCGGGCCAGTGCCCCAGCCTGTGCCACTGCCACGGCGACCTACAGCACGTCATCTGCGACAACGTCGGGCTGAAGAAGATCCCTCGTGTGTCAGAGGTCACCCGTTTGCTGAACCTGCAGAGGAACAGCCTGGGCACTATCCCGACAGGGGCTTTCAGTGAAAGCAAGGGGCTCATCTCTCTGCACATGCAGCACTGCCAGCTCCGAGAGATCGGATCCCAGGCCTTCAAGGGGCTGAAGAAGCTTGTCTACCTCTACCTGTCCATGAACGAGATCAACAACATCAAACCCGGCGCCTTCGAGGACCTCACCGAGCTCACCTACCTCTACCTAGATGGGAACCAGATCAGCGACCTGGCCAAGGGCATCTTCTCCCCAATGATCAACCTCTTTATCCTGCAGCTCAATGACAACAAGCTCCGGGAGCTGCGACAGGGGACCTTCGAAGGCGCCAAAGACTTGCGCTGGCTGCACATGAGCGGGAACGAGCTGAGCACCCTGCAGCCGGGCTCTCTGGACGACGTGGAGAACCTCGCTATACTTCACCTGGACAACAACAAGATGTCCACCTATCCCAGCGTGGCAATGAGCAAACTGCGAGTGGTGGAGGAGCTCACGCTGGGGAAGAACCCCATGAGGACCATCCCGGACAACGCCTTCCAGAGCTTTGGGCGCTACATGGAGAAACTAACCCTGGACAACATGGGTCTGGAGAAGGTCAGTCTACTTTTTGAGTATTTACTAAATGTGGAAGGAATCAGGAGTTAAGAGTTCAAGAAAGATCtgccaaaacaataaatatatgtcGTTTTAATCTAAAATTATTTAAGATTGCAGAATAACAAGTTCTTTGCATGAAAAAAGTCTCTATACTCtgcgtctgtttgtttgttttggtctggcAAACCCGTCCAGACTATATTTCATCAGCATATTTACATGTACGGGCTTGCCAGTGGCCAACACCCCCTTGTCAGCAGCCAGCATACATTACATAACCAGCCGCCATTTACATAAATTCTGTGACTGAAGCGACAGTATGCAGCGGGTTTGGGTTTATGCGTTCCTGCTTCATCCCCGTCTCCATCTGTTTCTTTAGAATGGAAACTTGATGCAGCTTTTTTCATGCTTTGGACCGAAAAGTGGGACGTTAAATCTCAGTAGACCTTATTATAGTTGATTGTATCTCCATATGTTCAGGATGGTTGACTGTGCACATGCATCTCTGTCTGGATCTGACTAGAAGACGTGTTTTAAAGGGTCTATTTGCCCAAATTACAAAAGAAACTTTCATGAAGTcgtttttgttcatgttttgagttttgttttagtCTCTTACCAAGCAGAAATTCAAGGAATCTGCTTGTTCCAACCTCTGAAAagtgcttttctttgttttatatgattGTAAATTGAATCAATTAAATCAACTTGATTAGATTTTTGGACGGCTGGTCGAACAAAACAAGTTATTTAAAAAGGAGTCACCATTGAGCTCTGGGAAacagacattttatagacaaatatttaagaatgaaCATCTTTAACTTGCAGTTTCCAACACTGAAGCTGATGCCTTCCTAGACATCAAAGCTCCATAAACATCTGGTCAAACCCTAAACCAGGATTTCAATCTTCATCAATCGTCAAACTTCAAGAGTGACGTTCAGCTATCAGACCTGAGGCAGATGTTTTCACAGTAGTCTGCAGGACATCCATCTCTCCATGCAGATCTTTTCAGCATGAGCGTGTACAGTACACGCTCTATGTTACAGCATGCCACTTTTCAGACATTCCTGAGCGCACATATGCTTCATACCTGAGGTTAATCCAATATTTGAGGGTACCTGTGCCACATATGGAGGCATCCCAGAGGggaaaactgtaaaataacaacTGTGTGAGAGCCAGGTGGAAGCAGCAGGGGAGACGGCGAGGCAGGCTGGCGAGATGAAACCATTTTCCAGCCAAACGCAGGTATTTTtagagtgtttttgtttgctggACCTCGACCAAGCATGTCTGAGTCTAATTATTAAACAAGTGTAATTTTCAGCAAGGTGTGTTTTCTACTTTCACTGGGAGGGTCTTGTAAACAGGTCAGGAAGGGTTAGGAGACAGGTAAACAGAGGCAGGGTGTTCCACAGTGCATGAAGGGGAGTATTTTTAGCTTGCCATCGCCCCAGTTTGAATGGACAATTGGGTCCTTTGCGAGCCTTCCTGGCAGAGGAATGGCCCGAAGAGGGAGACgacagaaagagtgaaaacgCCTCGGCCATGCTGGAAGTCATCCATCTTCCATTGCTTCAAAATACCCTCGGCTACTTGTCGCTCTACAGTGGAAATTTCCAAACAGCTTCACCTCTGCCAGACTCACAAAAAACAACCCTTCAAAGCCGagcacctctctccctctctctctctcatccgccctcctctttctcctggaGGAGACAAAACTCGACGCGATGCAGATGGGTTCATCTAGCACCTCTCTGAAGTTTTTAGCACCATGTGAAGCAGAGGAGGGCAGTGACCGGCCGTGTTTACATAAGTGCTGGTGCagaaggaaggatgagaggaggcTTTCATGCCAAAGAGACACTGGCGAGATTCCCTCGCCTGTGCATCTGTCTGCCTTCTGAGAGCCACATGGACGGGTGTTAGTGGTgctcaggctcagcagcttgGCACAACGAGCGCAACACAAATGCAACCATTTTAACCAGAAGCTCATGTACGGCTCTGCCTTTTTCCAGTTCTCTGACGGCGCGTTTACCGGTGTGACGGCGATCAAGTCACTGCACCTCGacaacaacaagctaaagtctCTGCCCAGAAGCCTCGAGTACGGCACCATCACCAACCTCACCCTCTCCAACAACCCATGGAGCTGCACATGTCAACTAGCTCCACTGCGCAGGTAAGAGACTCACCTGAAAACACCCAGCTCTGACAATGCCTCACAATGACAGTTGCTGTCGTTTAGCGACTTTAATTTGGGGTTAGAAAAGTTTTGCAATCATGTGTGGGTCATTATTTTTGCAGGGATTTGctattttaattgtttaaaagtcagaaactTGGAAGAATTTGGTTctctaaaatgttttgtgagaaagaaaacacgTTCAGCATGACAGGAGGagagtttgtttacaagaaatgTCCACTGTGAACCTTTAAGGTCACCAAAGTTATGTATACAGATACTAAACTTCATGACTGTAGCCAAGATTTCACACCAAACCCGGAAAATCAGGAGGTATCTGAGCTCCAGCTCAAGGCGTGAGGCCGAACAGCCAACCCTGCAAACTCTCCTCCTAAtcttctgctttcctctctgcaggtgGATGGACTCGAGCCGCAATCGTCCGGACGCAGTGTGCGCTTCTCCAGCTCAGCAGAAAGGCAAACAAGTCAGAGACAGCACCGCCCTAAGTGGCTGCAGAGTGAAGCCAAAGAGAGCCAAAAAGGGCACGCGCCATTGGCCATCGAACGCGCAGCCGTCCAGGTATCTGAATGCCTGAAACACGCTGATGGACGATGTCGAGAAAATCCTGAAtcagatcattttaaatgttaaacaagTCATGTATCAACAGATGAGATAAATCGTGTTAATTATTGATCTTTAGACGTGGATTTCTGTTTTAGATGGAGTCACACTGTCTGTTTCCTTCCTCCAAAGCCAACGATCTCTC
The nucleotide sequence above comes from Larimichthys crocea isolate SSNF chromosome XVI, L_crocea_2.0, whole genome shotgun sequence. Encoded proteins:
- the chad gene encoding chondroadherin, whose translation is MRCVSWLLLGTCLLVVGPAVQGVPGQCPSLCHCHGDLQHVICDNVGLKKIPRVSEVTRLLNLQRNSLGTIPTGAFSESKGLISLHMQHCQLREIGSQAFKGLKKLVYLYLSMNEINNIKPGAFEDLTELTYLYLDGNQISDLAKGIFSPMINLFILQLNDNKLRELRQGTFEGAKDLRWLHMSGNELSTLQPGSLDDVENLAILHLDNNKMSTYPSVAMSKLRVVEELTLGKNPMRTIPDNAFQSFGRYMEKLTLDNMGLEKFSDGAFTGVTAIKSLHLDNNKLKSLPRSLEYGTITNLTLSNNPWSCTCQLAPLRRWMDSSRNRPDAVCASPAQQKGKQVRDSTALSGCRVKPKRAKKGTRHWPSNAQPSRRR